A genomic stretch from Setaria viridis chromosome 1, Setaria_viridis_v4.0, whole genome shotgun sequence includes:
- the LOC117838074 gene encoding RINT1-like protein MAG2 isoform X2: MALKLDSLVGDVEDAVSSSVTGKLKSVRDNSEKTHHVTIGYLKNIEDLLALVTATRPQWTHLLSAVDHRVDRSLAILRPQAIVDHRALLSSLGWPPSLSGSKFSSIDSGKQAEIVNPLFSMAGDLKSKYSESFLSLCNLQELQKRRKARQLKGHNVGNQLRQPLWVIEELVNPISTAAQHHFSKWNDKPEFVFALAYKIIRDFVDSMDEILQPLVDMAKLIGYSCREEWISGIVIALSTYLAKEIFPKQIELLQESNSSDTGCTPYQARVSWLSLVDLMISFDKRTQDLISGTGLLLTVKDDDNWQRISVLSVFCDRPDWLEVWAEIERQEALDKLKSAMESEKNWSARIEGTMLEYGSDDYKSPAITTAVQQSLSLLIDRARPIPSITLKAGFIRMSASPIISEFHGYMLRRCQEAEGLTALADDNALLKVSHSINAARYFESTLTEWGEDVFFLEMENLSVNGEGGCIFQQEINHLKEFRVEWVDKITTVLLRAFDSRSRDYLKNKRQWLEKSEGPAVSRAFIESLDYMQGQLSKLEGGLNALDFVTVWRSVACGVDQLLFAGIFTGGTKISNGGVERLQGDLSVLFAVFSAWCLRPESFFPRLSEGLRLLKVDEQQLRDGVFTDKNWLREYGIRHLTAADSERIIKNRVYEA; this comes from the exons ATGGCTCTAAAGCTTGACAGTTTGGTGGGTGATGTAGAAGATGCCGTCTCTTCTTCTGTTACAGGAAAACTTAAATCTGTTAGAGACAATTCAGAG AAAACACATCATGTCACGATTGGATATCTTAAAAACATAGAAGACCTTTTAGCTTTGGTAACCGCGACTAGACCACAATGGACTCATCTTCTATCTGCTGTGGATCACAGAGTGGACCGATCTTTAGCTATATTAAGACCACAAGCCATTGTTGATCATCGAGCTCTTCTGTCATCCCTTGGCTGGCCTCCTTCACTCTCTGGCTCAAAATTTTCAAGTATTGATTCAGGGAAACAAGCAGAGATTGTGAACCCATTGTTTTCAATGGCTGGTGACCTTAAGAGCAAGTATTCTGAGAGCTTTCTTTCACTATGCAACTTGCAGGAACTGCAGAAACGCAGAAAAGCTCGACAACTGAAAGGGCATAATGTGGGCAATCAACTACGTCAACCATTATGGGTAATTGAAGAGCTTGTAAATCCAATATCTACAGCAGCACAACACCATTTCTCAAAATGGAATGACAAGCCAGAATTTGTTTTTGCTCTTGCTTATAAGATAATTAGAGATTTTGTTGATTCGATGGATGAGATTCTGCAGCCCCTTGTGGATATGGCCAAACTTATTGGGTATAGTTGCAGAGAGGAGTGGATTTCAGGAATTGTCATTGCATTGTCTACATATTTGGCAAAAGAGATATTTCCTAAGCAGATCGAGCTTCTTCAAGAAAGTAACTCAAGTGATACAGGCTGCACGCCGTATCAAGCTAGAGTCTCATGGCTCAGCCTTGTTGACCTGATGATATCTTTTGACAAGCGAACTCAAGATTTAATCTCAGGTACAGGACTGCTACTTACGGTAAAGGATGATGACAATTGGCAGAGGATCTCAGTCCTCTCTGTCTTCTGTGATCGACCAGATTGGCTTGAAGTGTGGGCAGAGATTGAGAGACAGGAGGCTCTTGATAAACTGAAATCAGCAATGGAGTCGGAGAAAAATTGGAGTGCAAGGATTGAGGGAACAATGCTTGAGTACGGATCAGATGATTACAAGTCTCCAGCAATCACCACTGCTGTTCAGCAGAGTTTGTCTTTGCTGATTGATCGTGCCCGTCCTATCCCAAGCATTACACTTAAGGCAGGATTCATTAGGATGTCTGCTTCACCCATTATATCAGAATTCCATGGTTACATGCTCCGGAGGTGTCAAGAAGCAGAGGGGCTAACTGCTCTGGCAGATGATAATGCTCTGCTCAAGGTATCACATTCCATCAATGCTGCTCGATACTTCGAATCCACATTGACAGAATGGGGTGAGGATGTTTTCTTCCTTGAGATGGAAAATTTATCTGTAAATGGTGAGGGTGGGTGTATCTTTCAGCAAGAGATAAATCATCTGAAAGAGTTCAGAGTGGAATGGGTTGATAAGATTACCACTGTCCTTTTGCGTGCATTTGATTCACGTTCTCGTGATTATCTGAAAAACAAGAGGCAGTGGCTGGAGAAATCAGAGGGGCCTGCTGTATCCAGAGCCTTCATAGAATCTTTAGACTACATGCAAGGGCAGCTATCTAAACTGGAAGGTGGCCTAAATGCCCTTGACTTTGTGACCGTATGGAGAAGTGTTGCATGTGGGGTAGACCAGCTGCTTTTCGCCGGCATTTTCACAGGCGGTACAAAGATTAGCAATGGTGGAGTAGAAAGGCTTCAGGGCGACCTGAGCGTTTTATTTGCTGTATTTTCAGCGTGGTGTCTAAGGCCCGAAAGCTTCTTCCCAAGACTGTCCGAGGGACTGAGGTTACTGAAGGTTGACGAGCAGCAGCTAAGAGATGGCGTGTTTACAGATAAGAATTGGCTGAGGGAATATGGTATTAGGCATCTGACAGCTGCTGACTCTGAGAGGATAATAAAAAATCGGGTGTATGAGGCATGA
- the LOC117838074 gene encoding RINT1-like protein MAG2 isoform X1 — translation MEATAPPPPLQLLPDFNPGVRCFLDARFRSAVDLATAADVEAEIRGRCAELEALVSDLSVRIYEAAAAYSSCREAAGSALRGVRGGLGALKASISTGAGEEVEVGTEQMQFEQLPALASEVARVEMVREYAEMALKLDSLVGDVEDAVSSSVTGKLKSVRDNSEKTHHVTIGYLKNIEDLLALVTATRPQWTHLLSAVDHRVDRSLAILRPQAIVDHRALLSSLGWPPSLSGSKFSSIDSGKQAEIVNPLFSMAGDLKSKYSESFLSLCNLQELQKRRKARQLKGHNVGNQLRQPLWVIEELVNPISTAAQHHFSKWNDKPEFVFALAYKIIRDFVDSMDEILQPLVDMAKLIGYSCREEWISGIVIALSTYLAKEIFPKQIELLQESNSSDTGCTPYQARVSWLSLVDLMISFDKRTQDLISGTGLLLTVKDDDNWQRISVLSVFCDRPDWLEVWAEIERQEALDKLKSAMESEKNWSARIEGTMLEYGSDDYKSPAITTAVQQSLSLLIDRARPIPSITLKAGFIRMSASPIISEFHGYMLRRCQEAEGLTALADDNALLKVSHSINAARYFESTLTEWGEDVFFLEMENLSVNGEGGCIFQQEINHLKEFRVEWVDKITTVLLRAFDSRSRDYLKNKRQWLEKSEGPAVSRAFIESLDYMQGQLSKLEGGLNALDFVTVWRSVACGVDQLLFAGIFTGGTKISNGGVERLQGDLSVLFAVFSAWCLRPESFFPRLSEGLRLLKVDEQQLRDGVFTDKNWLREYGIRHLTAADSERIIKNRVYEA, via the exons ATGGAAGCGacagctccacctcctccgctccAGCTCCTCCCAGACTTCAACCCAGGGGTCCGGTGCTTCCTCGACGCCCGATTCCGCTCGGCGGTCgacctcgccacggccgccgacgTCGAGGCCGAGATCCGCGGGCGCTGCGCGGAGCTCGAAGCCTTAGTCTCCGACCTGTCCGTACGCATATACGAAGCTGCTGCTGCGTATTCGTCTTGCCGCGAGGCTGCTGGTTCGGCCCTTCGTGGCGTTCGCGGCGGGCTTGGTGCCCTCAAAGCCTCCATCTCCACAG GGGCTGGAGAAGAGGTGGAGGTGGGAACGGAGCAGATGCAGTTTGAGCAACTCCCTGCTCTAGCCTCCGAGGTGGCGAGAGTGGAGATGGTCAGAGAGTATGCCG AAATGGCTCTAAAGCTTGACAGTTTGGTGGGTGATGTAGAAGATGCCGTCTCTTCTTCTGTTACAGGAAAACTTAAATCTGTTAGAGACAATTCAGAG AAAACACATCATGTCACGATTGGATATCTTAAAAACATAGAAGACCTTTTAGCTTTGGTAACCGCGACTAGACCACAATGGACTCATCTTCTATCTGCTGTGGATCACAGAGTGGACCGATCTTTAGCTATATTAAGACCACAAGCCATTGTTGATCATCGAGCTCTTCTGTCATCCCTTGGCTGGCCTCCTTCACTCTCTGGCTCAAAATTTTCAAGTATTGATTCAGGGAAACAAGCAGAGATTGTGAACCCATTGTTTTCAATGGCTGGTGACCTTAAGAGCAAGTATTCTGAGAGCTTTCTTTCACTATGCAACTTGCAGGAACTGCAGAAACGCAGAAAAGCTCGACAACTGAAAGGGCATAATGTGGGCAATCAACTACGTCAACCATTATGGGTAATTGAAGAGCTTGTAAATCCAATATCTACAGCAGCACAACACCATTTCTCAAAATGGAATGACAAGCCAGAATTTGTTTTTGCTCTTGCTTATAAGATAATTAGAGATTTTGTTGATTCGATGGATGAGATTCTGCAGCCCCTTGTGGATATGGCCAAACTTATTGGGTATAGTTGCAGAGAGGAGTGGATTTCAGGAATTGTCATTGCATTGTCTACATATTTGGCAAAAGAGATATTTCCTAAGCAGATCGAGCTTCTTCAAGAAAGTAACTCAAGTGATACAGGCTGCACGCCGTATCAAGCTAGAGTCTCATGGCTCAGCCTTGTTGACCTGATGATATCTTTTGACAAGCGAACTCAAGATTTAATCTCAGGTACAGGACTGCTACTTACGGTAAAGGATGATGACAATTGGCAGAGGATCTCAGTCCTCTCTGTCTTCTGTGATCGACCAGATTGGCTTGAAGTGTGGGCAGAGATTGAGAGACAGGAGGCTCTTGATAAACTGAAATCAGCAATGGAGTCGGAGAAAAATTGGAGTGCAAGGATTGAGGGAACAATGCTTGAGTACGGATCAGATGATTACAAGTCTCCAGCAATCACCACTGCTGTTCAGCAGAGTTTGTCTTTGCTGATTGATCGTGCCCGTCCTATCCCAAGCATTACACTTAAGGCAGGATTCATTAGGATGTCTGCTTCACCCATTATATCAGAATTCCATGGTTACATGCTCCGGAGGTGTCAAGAAGCAGAGGGGCTAACTGCTCTGGCAGATGATAATGCTCTGCTCAAGGTATCACATTCCATCAATGCTGCTCGATACTTCGAATCCACATTGACAGAATGGGGTGAGGATGTTTTCTTCCTTGAGATGGAAAATTTATCTGTAAATGGTGAGGGTGGGTGTATCTTTCAGCAAGAGATAAATCATCTGAAAGAGTTCAGAGTGGAATGGGTTGATAAGATTACCACTGTCCTTTTGCGTGCATTTGATTCACGTTCTCGTGATTATCTGAAAAACAAGAGGCAGTGGCTGGAGAAATCAGAGGGGCCTGCTGTATCCAGAGCCTTCATAGAATCTTTAGACTACATGCAAGGGCAGCTATCTAAACTGGAAGGTGGCCTAAATGCCCTTGACTTTGTGACCGTATGGAGAAGTGTTGCATGTGGGGTAGACCAGCTGCTTTTCGCCGGCATTTTCACAGGCGGTACAAAGATTAGCAATGGTGGAGTAGAAAGGCTTCAGGGCGACCTGAGCGTTTTATTTGCTGTATTTTCAGCGTGGTGTCTAAGGCCCGAAAGCTTCTTCCCAAGACTGTCCGAGGGACTGAGGTTACTGAAGGTTGACGAGCAGCAGCTAAGAGATGGCGTGTTTACAGATAAGAATTGGCTGAGGGAATATGGTATTAGGCATCTGACAGCTGCTGACTCTGAGAGGATAATAAAAAATCGGGTGTATGAGGCATGA